A single window of Pectobacterium parmentieri DNA harbors:
- a CDS encoding TolC family outer membrane protein yields MIRRYRFALLPFITFFSTATYAETLQEAIKNTLYTHPEVNASINSRFSAEHDLRAAKGGYLPSITLNAGVGREETDSPSTRASANKRTELSRQESSIALNQTVFDGFATSSEVGRQRATVNSRAYKVLNTSEATALNTVQVYINVLQRQEFVRLAEANLASHERIYDQIRLRSEQGVGRLADLDQAEARLAQARNNTLTEKTNLDDAKINYMSVVGKVPENLVIPDTSAIKIPSSLEEAQRIMLANSPALKSAESDIEATQQQYETSKSTFYPRLNVELSRTMNNNIDGTRGQNNEWQAMLRMRYNLYEGGSSKANMESKAYQIKEAQDVRNNALRLLNEELKLAWSALNNARQQVPIAAEYADRSMKVRTAYQKQFGLGERTLLDLLDSENELFTAQRRLVEVRFIALYTEYRITSRMGELLNRLAIPAPDAGTSLTNVTTHAELPSLN; encoded by the coding sequence ATGATACGTAGATACCGTTTTGCTTTATTACCTTTTATTACCTTTTTTTCCACAGCGACATATGCAGAGACGCTCCAGGAAGCAATAAAAAATACGCTCTATACACACCCTGAAGTAAACGCATCCATTAATAGCCGTTTTTCTGCCGAACATGATTTGCGTGCGGCAAAAGGCGGGTATCTTCCTTCCATCACGCTGAATGCAGGCGTTGGCCGCGAAGAAACCGATAGCCCATCAACACGTGCAAGCGCCAATAAACGCACGGAGCTCAGCCGCCAGGAATCAAGTATCGCTCTGAATCAGACGGTATTTGATGGTTTCGCCACTTCTAGTGAAGTTGGCAGACAGCGTGCCACGGTCAATTCACGCGCCTATAAAGTATTAAACACCAGTGAGGCAACGGCGTTAAATACCGTTCAGGTGTATATTAATGTGCTGCAACGTCAGGAATTCGTCCGTTTAGCAGAAGCTAACCTCGCAAGCCATGAGCGCATTTACGATCAAATAAGGCTGCGTAGTGAGCAAGGCGTAGGAAGACTGGCCGATCTGGATCAGGCGGAAGCGCGTCTGGCACAAGCACGCAACAATACATTGACAGAAAAAACCAATCTGGATGATGCCAAAATCAACTACATGAGCGTTGTGGGGAAAGTGCCTGAGAATTTGGTGATACCCGATACGTCCGCGATAAAAATCCCCTCCTCGTTGGAAGAAGCACAGCGCATCATGCTGGCAAATAGCCCGGCACTAAAATCCGCAGAATCGGATATTGAAGCCACTCAGCAGCAATATGAAACATCAAAATCAACCTTTTATCCACGCCTCAACGTTGAACTCTCTCGCACAATGAATAACAACATTGATGGGACGCGCGGCCAAAACAATGAGTGGCAAGCGATGCTGCGGATGCGTTATAACCTGTATGAGGGCGGTAGCAGCAAGGCCAATATGGAATCTAAAGCCTATCAGATAAAAGAAGCACAGGATGTCCGAAATAATGCCCTGCGCCTGCTGAATGAAGAGCTGAAGCTAGCTTGGTCAGCGCTAAACAACGCACGTCAGCAGGTTCCGATTGCCGCCGAATACGCTGACCGTAGTATGAAAGTACGTACTGCCTATCAGAAGCAATTTGGTCTGGGAGAAAGGACGCTATTGGACTTGCTGGATAGTGAAAACGAACTGTTCACCGCCCAGAGGCGTTTGGTCGAGGTTCGCTTTATCGCCCTTTATACCGAATACCGGATCACATCACGTATGGGAGAGTTATTGAATCGTTTAGCGATCCCAGCACCTGATGCGGGTACCAGCTTAACAAACGTGACAACCCACGCAGAGTTACCAAGCCTTAATTAA
- a CDS encoding type I secretion system permease/ATPase yields the protein MKLHSVQETKGSDELVTHEPTIHEPIVHENSDPRSRHDDPLLDGLLILCALQGKSVSRTTLTAGLPLANQRLSVKLLPRAAARAGLQGRVLKRSLNKISEMSLPAMLLLREGGAAILLGWNVDGSARLMPSETEGGEISVEHNTLQQNYLGLVMFAQPRHQFDLQNPSLIPHTKSWFRDTLKLSRSLYLDAILASLLVNIIALATPLFVMNVYDRVVPNQATATLWVLAIGVTGAFVFDLILKTLRGICLDMAGKKTDLIISATLFERITGMSMKARPPRVGSFAQNIHEFQSLRDFLSSLTLTTLIDFPFTLLLLLVIGIIGGPLVWVSILAYPIALLASWAMQKPLSATIEKTMHLASERQATLIETLSCLDAIKVNNAESERQHQWEQTIGSLSKLEMRVKALSSLAVNLTQWFQQFAGVAMIVVGVYLLINGKLSMGGLIACYMLNGRALMPLGQLSGLVSRYQQARLTMQTTEQMMQLPQERSDNEHPLKRESIRGGIEFRDVTFNYPEQKTSSLQSISLTIAPGEKVGVIGRSGSGKSSLQKLIVNLYQPNTGNILIDGVDARQLDVSDLRHNIGYVPQDIQLFSGSLRNNLISGARYVEDEAMLRAAEISGVNEFARLHPDGYNLQVGERGQQLSGGQRQAVAIARALLLDPPILVLDEPTSSMDNTSEDRLKQALTPIIAEKTLLLVTHRVSMLALVDRLVIVDKGKIIADGPKAIVMDALKKGQINASR from the coding sequence ATGAAGTTGCACTCAGTACAAGAGACGAAGGGTTCTGATGAATTGGTCACCCATGAGCCTACCATTCATGAACCCATCGTCCATGAAAATAGTGACCCTCGCAGCCGCCATGATGATCCTTTATTGGATGGTTTGCTGATCCTCTGTGCCTTGCAGGGGAAATCTGTCAGCCGTACCACACTCACCGCTGGTTTGCCCTTAGCTAACCAGCGATTGTCCGTAAAATTGCTTCCAAGAGCCGCTGCTCGCGCAGGATTACAGGGACGTGTTCTCAAACGCTCCCTGAATAAAATTTCTGAGATGTCACTCCCTGCGATGTTGCTGTTACGGGAAGGTGGAGCAGCAATTCTGTTAGGCTGGAACGTCGATGGCAGTGCACGATTGATGCCCAGTGAAACAGAAGGCGGGGAAATTTCCGTTGAGCATAATACGCTGCAACAGAATTACCTTGGCTTAGTGATGTTCGCCCAGCCTCGCCATCAGTTCGATCTGCAAAATCCGTCGCTGATCCCCCATACCAAATCCTGGTTTAGAGATACGCTTAAGCTCTCACGTTCGCTCTATCTCGATGCCATCCTCGCCAGTTTGCTGGTGAACATTATCGCACTGGCCACGCCGCTCTTCGTGATGAATGTCTATGACAGGGTTGTGCCTAATCAAGCAACAGCGACATTGTGGGTGCTGGCTATCGGCGTTACTGGCGCTTTTGTTTTCGATTTGATACTCAAAACGCTGCGTGGCATTTGCCTTGATATGGCGGGGAAAAAAACCGATCTGATTATTTCTGCCACGTTATTTGAACGTATTACCGGTATGTCGATGAAGGCTCGGCCACCGCGAGTCGGTAGTTTTGCGCAAAATATTCATGAATTTCAGTCACTCAGAGATTTTTTGTCCTCACTAACGCTGACGACGCTGATCGATTTTCCCTTTACGCTGCTTCTGCTGTTAGTTATCGGTATCATCGGCGGCCCGCTGGTCTGGGTTTCCATTCTGGCCTACCCTATCGCCCTGCTGGCGAGTTGGGCAATGCAAAAACCGCTGTCTGCCACGATTGAAAAAACAATGCACCTTGCCAGTGAACGGCAGGCTACGCTGATCGAAACGTTGAGCTGTCTGGATGCAATCAAAGTTAATAATGCAGAAAGCGAGCGGCAGCACCAGTGGGAACAGACGATTGGCAGCCTGAGCAAGCTGGAAATGCGGGTGAAGGCGTTGTCTTCACTGGCGGTAAACCTGACGCAATGGTTCCAGCAATTTGCTGGCGTGGCTATGATTGTCGTCGGCGTCTATCTGCTGATTAACGGCAAACTCAGCATGGGTGGGCTGATTGCCTGTTACATGCTGAACGGCAGAGCGCTTATGCCGTTAGGTCAACTGTCTGGTCTGGTTAGTCGTTATCAGCAGGCGCGTTTGACGATGCAAACCACCGAACAGATGATGCAACTACCGCAAGAGCGTAGCGATAACGAACACCCGCTGAAGCGCGAAAGCATCCGAGGTGGGATCGAATTTCGCGATGTGACGTTCAACTACCCGGAACAGAAAACCAGTTCGCTGCAAAGTATCAGTCTGACCATCGCTCCCGGCGAGAAAGTGGGCGTCATTGGTCGCAGCGGTTCAGGAAAAAGCTCATTGCAAAAGCTGATCGTGAACCTCTATCAGCCCAACACGGGTAATATTCTGATCGACGGGGTTGATGCCCGTCAGTTGGACGTCAGTGATTTACGCCACAATATCGGTTATGTTCCTCAGGATATTCAGTTATTCAGTGGGTCGCTGCGCAATAACCTTATTAGCGGCGCACGCTATGTCGAAGATGAAGCCATGCTAAGAGCGGCTGAAATTTCAGGGGTAAACGAGTTTGCACGCCTGCACCCCGATGGCTACAACCTTCAGGTCGGTGAACGCGGGCAACAACTTTCTGGCGGGCAGCGTCAGGCTGTCGCGATAGCAAGAGCACTATTGCTTGACCCTCCGATTCTGGTACTGGATGAACCCACCAGTTCGATGGATAACACCAGCGAAGATCGGCTAAAACAAGCTCTCACCCCTATAATTGCAGAGAAAACGCTGTTGCTGGTTACCCATCGGGTTTCCATGTTGGCACTGGTCGATCGTTTAGTGATTGTCGATAAAGGCAAAATTATTGCAGATGGGCCGAAAGCGATCGTGATGGATGCGTTGAAGAAGGGGCAGATCAATGCGTCTCGGTAA
- a CDS encoding HlyD family type I secretion periplasmic adaptor subunit gives MRLGKYIKRIKQYFVGGDEENLQTMPEVSRAMMEDSPRSIRFTLWAIGAFFLFFILWAGLANIDEVTRGDGKAIPSSRLQKIQNLEGGIITEVFIREGQIVNAGDPLLRLDDTRFASNVGETEADRLALLSRIERLNAEISGQTLVLSEEITTQAPKVAAGEKELYNSRRQQLYNEVSGLEEQLIQRRQELRDFSAKEIQFRNSLGLLQQEIKMSEPLIAEGAISKVEVLRLRRAEVETRGQLDSIKLSIPRAESAVKESENKIEETRSRYKSEALSQLSEAQTNLNKIEATGKALEDRVNRTLVVSPVRGIVQQVLVNTIGGVIQPGSDLVEIVPLDDKLLVEAKIRPQDIAFLHPGQGAIIKLTAYDYTIYGGLTGQLEQISPDTVTDKEGNSFYIIRLRTDKNYLGSADKPLLIIPGMVASVDIITGKKTILSYLLKPIIRAKAEALRER, from the coding sequence ATGCGTCTCGGTAAATATATCAAACGAATCAAACAGTATTTTGTAGGTGGAGATGAAGAAAACCTGCAAACCATGCCAGAAGTTAGCCGAGCAATGATGGAGGATTCGCCACGCTCTATTCGCTTCACGCTGTGGGCTATTGGTGCTTTTTTCCTGTTTTTCATTCTGTGGGCCGGGCTGGCAAATATTGATGAAGTCACACGGGGCGATGGGAAAGCGATCCCTTCTTCCCGGCTGCAAAAAATCCAAAACCTGGAAGGTGGCATTATCACGGAAGTGTTCATTCGTGAAGGTCAGATCGTCAATGCAGGCGATCCTTTGTTGCGCCTTGATGATACGCGTTTTGCTTCTAACGTGGGTGAAACCGAAGCCGATAGGCTTGCCCTCCTGTCGCGAATTGAACGCCTAAACGCCGAAATCAGCGGTCAGACATTGGTGCTTTCCGAAGAGATTACGACGCAAGCGCCTAAAGTCGCAGCAGGAGAAAAAGAGCTTTATAACAGCCGCCGCCAGCAACTTTATAATGAGGTATCTGGTCTGGAAGAGCAGTTGATCCAACGTCGCCAGGAACTGCGGGATTTTTCCGCCAAGGAGATTCAATTCCGCAATAGCCTAGGCCTGCTTCAGCAAGAAATTAAAATGTCGGAGCCGTTGATTGCAGAAGGTGCGATTTCTAAAGTAGAAGTTTTGCGCCTACGCCGTGCTGAGGTCGAAACCCGTGGCCAACTTGATTCCATCAAACTCTCTATTCCCCGAGCGGAATCTGCAGTTAAAGAGAGTGAAAATAAAATAGAGGAGACACGCAGCCGCTATAAAAGCGAAGCGTTATCCCAACTCAGTGAAGCACAAACTAATCTGAATAAAATTGAAGCCACGGGTAAAGCACTCGAAGACCGGGTAAACCGAACGCTGGTTGTCTCCCCTGTTCGCGGTATTGTGCAGCAGGTTCTGGTGAATACCATCGGGGGTGTGATTCAACCAGGTAGCGATCTGGTGGAAATTGTGCCACTGGATGACAAATTGCTGGTAGAAGCTAAAATCCGCCCTCAGGATATTGCCTTTTTACATCCTGGTCAGGGTGCCATAATAAAATTGACGGCCTATGACTATACTATCTATGGCGGTTTAACAGGTCAGTTGGAGCAAATCAGCCCAGATACGGTAACGGATAAAGAAGGGAACAGCTTTTATATTATTCGTTTGCGGACTGATAAAAATTATTTGGGCTCAGCCGATAAACCTCTTCTTATCATTCCCGGCATGGTGGCCTCTGTAGATATAATAACGGGAAAGAAAACTATCCTCAGTTATTTGTTAAAACCAATCATTCGGGCAAAAGCAGAAGCACTACGAGAAAGATAA
- a CDS encoding bifunctional diguanylate cyclase/phosphodiesterase — protein MYEIIITLLLLLLLFSSVKNRKIKQKFKTEQKKQDFLNMTFFAMEYSPASIMIADENCEIIYVNRQFITMSGYMPDEVIGKKTNILNSGMTNASVYEDLWATINKGNVWSGEFVNRRKDGQLYWEKANIVKIYNKASNTTQYVGIKLDITERKSQEHHDNSYNRALELLSSGAPLKDILDAIIFSVEEKNPGRIVCSVLLVDKDKKCLTLGSAPSLPGFYKNAIHNVKIADGVASFGTAAYTGKRVVAEDISVHPHWSLYKGLALYAGLRSCWSEPIIGQNKEILGVLSVYHRKVYAPTEEEIFSIEKSAQLISIAIERYHAIDMLRRSEEHYRQLAHYDSLTSLANGLTFAEQMEQAILLSKQTGRKIALMFLDLDKFKQINDSFGHAVGDLLLKEAAARMRGAVRDSDTVYRRSGDEFIILLQGIKEIDNTLYVADKIHNALNKPFEINGKTLDISCSIGIALYPEHGSDSLTLAINADSAMYQAKAMGRSQTQIYHSMNDH, from the coding sequence GTGTATGAAATTATAATAACCTTACTGTTATTGTTGCTATTGTTTTCTTCTGTGAAGAATAGAAAAATTAAACAAAAGTTTAAAACTGAGCAGAAAAAACAAGATTTTCTCAACATGACTTTTTTTGCAATGGAATATAGCCCTGCCTCAATTATGATCGCAGATGAAAATTGTGAAATTATTTACGTAAATCGTCAGTTTATTACCATGTCTGGCTATATGCCGGATGAAGTGATTGGAAAAAAAACGAATATATTAAACTCAGGCATGACCAATGCCAGCGTTTATGAAGACCTGTGGGCTACCATAAATAAAGGTAATGTTTGGAGTGGTGAGTTCGTTAACCGGCGTAAAGATGGGCAACTGTATTGGGAAAAGGCCAATATTGTTAAAATATATAATAAGGCGAGTAACACGACTCAATATGTTGGCATTAAGTTAGATATCACGGAGCGGAAATCGCAGGAACATCATGATAATTCATACAATCGCGCGCTAGAACTGCTATCAAGCGGTGCGCCGCTAAAAGATATTCTGGATGCGATCATTTTCAGCGTTGAAGAAAAAAATCCTGGCCGCATTGTCTGTTCTGTTCTGCTAGTCGATAAAGATAAGAAATGTCTGACGCTTGGATCCGCGCCAAGCCTGCCGGGTTTTTATAAAAATGCTATTCATAATGTAAAAATTGCCGATGGTGTGGCCTCTTTTGGTACCGCCGCTTATACCGGAAAGCGCGTAGTTGCTGAAGATATCTCAGTCCATCCGCACTGGTCCTTATATAAAGGGCTTGCATTATATGCCGGGCTGCGTTCCTGTTGGTCTGAACCTATCATCGGCCAGAATAAAGAAATATTAGGCGTTTTAAGTGTTTATCATCGTAAAGTCTATGCGCCGACCGAAGAAGAAATTTTCTCTATAGAGAAATCAGCACAACTGATTTCGATCGCTATCGAGCGATATCATGCCATTGATATGCTGCGGCGGAGCGAGGAGCACTATCGGCAGTTGGCACACTATGATTCATTAACGTCACTGGCTAATGGCCTGACATTCGCTGAACAAATGGAACAAGCGATCCTGTTATCTAAACAAACGGGCAGAAAAATCGCACTGATGTTCCTCGATCTCGATAAATTTAAACAGATAAACGATTCGTTCGGACATGCTGTTGGTGACTTGTTATTAAAAGAAGCGGCGGCGCGTATGCGGGGGGCGGTTCGGGATTCGGATACCGTATATCGCCGTAGCGGTGATGAATTTATTATTCTGCTTCAGGGCATTAAAGAAATTGATAATACACTTTATGTCGCCGATAAAATCCATAATGCATTGAATAAACCTTTTGAAATCAATGGTAAAACGCTGGATATATCATGCAGTATCGGTATTGCGTTGTACCCAGAGCACGGTTCTGACTCTCTGACACTGGCAATTAACGCCGACTCTGCCATGTACCAAGCTAAAGCCATGGGACGTAGTCAAACACAGATTTATCACAGCATGAATGATCACTGA
- the pdeH gene encoding cyclic-guanylate-specific phosphodiesterase: MAELIVQQEGHLNQFEAGFFQQENAEPLGADYWHQCQRRYTFQPIYRTSGKLMAIELLTSVFSPTLPQKFISPEKYFANIDVETRLLIIVEQLQLLSQWSFRFIRDDLFASVNIDGMTLLALQNNLEAKRLIAQMPWIRFEMVENQGGLPKEVLTRLPEAQTLWLDDFGCGMANFSSLMLAQYDCIKVARELFILLQQSSEGRTVFPALIALLSRFCNYVVIEGIETQEEWAIVQASHAYAAQGYYLSRPQPFENFEALKLEL, from the coding sequence ATGGCGGAACTCATCGTGCAGCAGGAAGGTCACCTTAATCAGTTTGAAGCTGGATTTTTCCAACAGGAAAACGCGGAGCCGTTAGGCGCTGATTACTGGCACCAATGTCAACGGCGGTATACTTTTCAGCCCATTTACCGAACATCTGGTAAATTAATGGCTATTGAGTTACTGACCTCCGTTTTTTCTCCGACCCTGCCGCAAAAATTTATCTCTCCTGAAAAATACTTCGCCAATATTGATGTTGAAACCCGCCTGTTAATTATTGTAGAACAACTGCAACTTTTGTCTCAATGGAGTTTTCGGTTTATTCGTGACGATCTTTTTGCTTCCGTCAACATAGATGGCATGACGTTATTGGCATTGCAAAATAATCTGGAAGCTAAACGCCTGATCGCGCAAATGCCTTGGATTCGTTTTGAAATGGTCGAAAATCAAGGGGGACTGCCGAAAGAAGTGCTAACCAGACTCCCAGAGGCACAAACATTGTGGTTGGATGATTTTGGCTGTGGCATGGCGAATTTTTCATCACTAATGCTGGCTCAGTATGACTGCATCAAAGTCGCGCGTGAGCTCTTTATTCTCTTGCAACAAAGTAGTGAAGGACGAACGGTTTTTCCTGCGTTGATCGCCTTGCTATCACGTTTTTGCAATTATGTGGTGATTGAGGGGATCGAAACACAGGAAGAATGGGCGATAGTTCAGGCATCACATGCTTATGCTGCCCAAGGCTACTATCTCTCGCGCCCCCAGCCGTTTGAGAATTTTGAGGCGTTGAAGCTCGAACTATAG
- a CDS encoding YfhL family 4Fe-4S dicluster ferredoxin: protein MALLITHKCINCDMCEPECPNQAISMGMDIYEIDTTLCTECVGHYDTPTCQKVCPIDNTIVKDPNHIEGNEALWEKYVLMHHADRI from the coding sequence ATGGCGTTACTCATCACCCATAAATGCATCAACTGTGACATGTGTGAGCCCGAGTGTCCTAATCAGGCCATCTCCATGGGCATGGACATCTATGAAATTGATACCACGCTCTGCACAGAGTGCGTTGGTCACTACGACACACCTACGTGTCAGAAAGTTTGTCCAATCGACAATACGATCGTCAAAGATCCAAATCATATTGAGGGCAATGAGGCGTTGTGGGAAAAATATGTGCTCATGCACCACGCCGACAGGATTTGA
- the acpS gene encoding holo-ACP synthase, giving the protein MAILGLGTDIVEIARIDAVIERSGERLARRVLTDAEWAHYQQHQQPVRFLAKRFAVKEAAAKAFGTGIRNGLAFNQFEVFNDELGKPCLRFFAKAAELAEQMGVKHVHVTLADERRYACATVIIES; this is encoded by the coding sequence ATGGCGATCCTTGGGCTCGGAACCGATATTGTCGAAATCGCCCGTATTGATGCTGTTATTGAACGTTCAGGCGAGCGATTGGCTCGCCGTGTTCTGACGGATGCTGAATGGGCACATTATCAGCAGCATCAGCAGCCAGTTCGTTTCCTTGCCAAACGTTTTGCCGTGAAAGAAGCGGCTGCAAAAGCTTTTGGTACGGGAATTCGCAACGGGCTCGCGTTCAACCAGTTTGAGGTTTTTAATGACGAGCTGGGCAAACCTTGTTTGCGTTTTTTTGCTAAGGCGGCGGAGTTGGCGGAACAGATGGGCGTTAAACACGTACATGTGACGTTGGCTGACGAAAGACGCTATGCCTGTGCGACGGTGATTATCGAAAGCTGA
- the pdxJ gene encoding pyridoxine 5'-phosphate synthase: MAELLLGINIDHIATLRNARGTAYPDPVQAAFVAEQAGADGITVHLREDRRHITDRDVRILRETLQTRMNLEMAVTEEMLNIACEVKPHFCCLVPEKRQEVTTEGGLDVAGQQEKIDNAVARLSQANILVSLFIDADKRQIDAAVASGAPYIEIHTGAYADAPDDETRQHEFERIRDAATYAAAQGLKVNAGHGLTYHNVLPIAALPEMHELNIGHAIIGRAVMSGLKDAVAEMKSLMREARR; the protein is encoded by the coding sequence ATGGCTGAACTGTTGCTTGGCATTAACATTGACCACATCGCGACACTGCGTAATGCGCGTGGAACGGCGTATCCCGACCCCGTTCAGGCGGCTTTTGTTGCTGAACAGGCCGGAGCGGATGGCATTACGGTACATTTGCGCGAAGATCGTCGCCATATTACGGATCGTGATGTGCGGATACTGAGAGAGACGCTCCAAACTCGAATGAATCTGGAAATGGCTGTCACGGAAGAAATGCTGAATATCGCTTGTGAAGTGAAGCCGCATTTTTGCTGTCTGGTACCGGAAAAACGCCAGGAAGTGACGACCGAAGGCGGATTGGATGTCGCAGGGCAACAGGAAAAAATTGATAACGCGGTAGCCAGACTTAGTCAGGCTAATATATTGGTTTCGCTATTTATCGATGCGGATAAACGGCAAATTGATGCCGCCGTTGCCAGCGGTGCACCCTATATTGAAATCCATACGGGAGCCTATGCCGATGCACCTGATGATGAAACTCGTCAGCATGAGTTCGAGCGTATTCGCGATGCTGCAACTTATGCCGCTGCGCAAGGGCTTAAAGTCAATGCAGGTCATGGTTTGACGTACCATAACGTTCTGCCTATCGCCGCGCTGCCGGAAATGCACGAATTAAATATCGGGCATGCCATTATCGGGCGTGCAGTAATGAGCGGCCTGAAGGATGCGGTTGCCGAAATGAAGAGTTTGATGCGGGAAGCACGCCGCTGA
- the recO gene encoding DNA repair protein RecO, with product MEGWQRAFVLHGRPYSETSLLLDLFSESDGRVRVLAKGARARRSSLKGCLQPFTPLLVRWSGRGEVKTLRSAEPVSLALPLTGSMLYSGLYVNELLSRVLEHETNYSALFFDYLHCLQHLAAQDASPEPALRRFELALLSYLGYGVDFLHCAGSGESVADTMTYQYREERGFIASLVVDNKSFTGHELRSLASREFPDTGTLKAAKRFTRIALKPYLGGKPLKSRELFRQFVPAANLSKPTSSDK from the coding sequence ATGGAAGGCTGGCAGCGCGCATTTGTCTTGCATGGGCGACCTTATAGTGAAACCAGCTTATTGCTGGATCTGTTCAGCGAAAGCGATGGTCGAGTTCGCGTGCTTGCCAAAGGCGCGCGAGCCCGCCGCTCTAGCCTGAAAGGTTGTTTACAGCCTTTCACTCCGCTGCTGGTGCGTTGGAGTGGGCGGGGAGAAGTTAAAACATTACGCAGCGCGGAACCCGTTTCGCTGGCGTTACCACTGACTGGCTCCATGCTTTATAGCGGTTTATATGTTAATGAGCTGCTGTCTCGTGTGCTGGAGCATGAAACCAATTACTCCGCCCTTTTCTTTGACTATCTCCATTGTTTACAACACCTTGCTGCACAAGATGCTTCTCCGGAACCGGCACTAAGGCGTTTTGAATTAGCGTTATTGAGCTATTTGGGATACGGCGTCGATTTCCTGCATTGTGCCGGCAGCGGTGAATCTGTGGCAGATACCATGACCTATCAGTATCGAGAGGAAAGGGGATTTATTGCCAGTCTGGTTGTTGATAATAAAAGCTTTACCGGACATGAGTTACGCTCGCTGGCATCACGTGAATTTCCTGATACTGGAACACTAAAGGCAGCAAAGCGTTTCACCCGCATCGCGTTAAAGCCGTATTTGGGAGGGAAACCGCTGAAAAGTCGTGAGCTGTTTCGACAGTTTGTTCCTGCTGCTAATTTGTCCAAACCCACCTCTTCTGATAAATAA
- the era gene encoding GTPase Era, with translation MSEVQTHCGFVAIVGRPNVGKSTLLNQLLGQKISITSRKPQTTRHRIMGIHTEGPYQAIYVDTPGLHIEEKRAINRLMNRAASSSIGDVELIIFVVEGTHWNDDDDMVLNKLRDQKLPVLLAINKVDNVTDKTKLLPHIQFLSQQMDFLDVVPISAEKGSNVDTIASIVRKHLPQATHHFPEDYITDRSQRFMASEIIREKLMRFLGEELPYSVTVEIERFVTNERGGYDINGLILVEREGQKKMVIGNKGAKIKTIGIESRQDMEEMFEAKVHLELWVKVKSGWADDERALRSLGYSEDL, from the coding sequence ATGAGCGAAGTACAGACACACTGCGGTTTTGTCGCGATTGTTGGTCGACCAAACGTCGGGAAATCGACGTTATTGAATCAATTACTGGGGCAGAAGATCTCGATCACATCACGTAAGCCCCAGACGACGCGACACCGTATTATGGGTATTCACACTGAAGGGCCTTATCAGGCGATTTATGTGGATACACCGGGGCTGCATATTGAAGAAAAACGGGCGATTAACCGCCTGATGAACCGTGCTGCCAGCAGTTCAATTGGTGATGTTGAGCTGATCATTTTCGTTGTTGAAGGTACGCACTGGAACGACGATGATGACATGGTATTGAATAAGCTGCGCGATCAGAAACTTCCCGTGCTGCTGGCGATCAATAAAGTCGATAATGTCACGGATAAGACTAAGCTGCTGCCGCATATCCAGTTCCTCAGCCAGCAGATGGATTTCCTTGACGTTGTCCCGATCTCTGCAGAGAAGGGCTCGAATGTTGATACGATTGCCAGTATTGTGCGCAAGCACTTACCGCAGGCAACACACCACTTCCCTGAAGATTACATCACCGATCGTTCACAGCGTTTCATGGCATCGGAAATTATCCGTGAGAAACTGATGCGTTTCCTGGGTGAAGAACTGCCGTATTCCGTGACGGTCGAAATCGAGCGTTTTGTGACTAACGAGCGCGGTGGCTACGACATCAACGGCCTGATTCTGGTTGAGCGTGAAGGCCAGAAGAAGATGGTTATTGGCAACAAAGGTGCCAAAATTAAAACCATTGGTATCGAGTCTCGTCAGGATATGGAAGAGATGTTCGAGGCTAAAGTACACCTTGAGCTGTGGGTTAAAGTGAAATCCGGCTGGGCAGATGACGAACGTGCCCTGCGTAGCCTGGGTTATAGCGAAGACTTGTAA